The genomic region GCCGGCCAGGACTGGACGCCGGTGGAAGCCGCGGAGTACGAGATACTGCTCATCGAGTGGGCGGCGGCGACCCAGGGCATAGGCTCCGGCGTCATAGAGGCCGCCTGACCCCGCGGCCTCCGGCACGTGCCACGCGCCGTGCTACGCGCCGTATCCCTCCCGCAGTTCGACCTTCCGGACCTTGCCGCTGACGGTCATGGGGAACGCCTCCAGGACGCGCAGCCCCCGCGGGATCTTGTAGTGCGCCAGCTGATCCCGGCAGTAGGCCGTCACCTCGTCGAGCGTCGGCGGGTCGGCCGGATCGCGGGGAATGACGCAGGCCAGGATCTCCTCGCCGTACCTCTCGTCGGGCACCCCGACCACCTGGACGTCGGCGATCTTCGGATGACCGTAGAGGAACTCCTCGATCTCGCGCGGATACACGTTCTCTCCCCCGCGAATGATCATGTCCTTGATGCGGCCGACGATCTGGACGTAGCCGTCCTCCCGCATCGTCGCGAGGTCCCCCGTGTGCATCCAGCGTCCCGCGTCGATGACTTCGGCGGTCCGCTCCGGCTGGTCCCAGTAGCCGAGCATCACGCTGTAGCCCCGGGTGCACAGTTCACCGGCCTCACCGCGTGGGAGGGTCACGCCCGTCACCGGGTCGACGACCTTCACCTCGATGTGCGGCATCACCCGGCCGACCGTGCCGGTGCGGCGCTCCAGGTCGTCCTCCCGCCGCGTCTGGGTGGAGACCGGTGAGGTCTCCGTCATCCCGTAGCAGATGGAGACCTCCTCCATGTGCATCTGGGCGACGACCCGCTTCATCACCTCGACCGGGCAGGGCGATCCGGCCATGATCCCGGTGCGCAGCGAGGAGAGGTCGTACGAGGCGAAGTCGGGCAGGCCCAGTTCCGCGATGAACATGGTGGGCACGCCGTAGAGCGAGGTGCAGCGTTCCCGCTGGACGGCGGCCAGCACGGCGGCGGGCTCGAAGGACGGCGCGGGGATCACGATGCAGGCGCCGTGCGAGGTGATGCCGAGGTTCCCCATGACCATGCCGAAGCAGTGGTAGAACGGCACGGGCAGGCAGACCCGGTCATGCTCGGTGTAGGCGACCATCTCCCCCACGAAGTAGCCGTTGTTGAGGATGTTGTGGTGGGAGAGCGTGGCGCCCTTGGGGAATCCGGTGGTGCCGGAGGTGTACTGGATGTTGATCGGGTCGTCGCACGACAGCTCCGCCTCGCGCTCCGCCAGTTGCTCCGCCGTCACGGACCCCGCCGCGGCCGTCAGCTCGTCCCAGGACGGGTCGCCGATGTGGTGGACGGCCCGCAGTGCGGGGCAGTTCGGTCGCACCTGGCCGACGAGCGCCCGGTAGTCGCTGGTGCGGTGGGCGAGTGAGGCGACCAGCACGGAGATCCTGGCCTGTTTCAGCACGTACTCCAGCTCGTGCGCGCGGTAGGACGGATTGATGTTGACCATGACCGCGCCGATGCGGGCGGTGGCGTACTGGACCAGGACCCATTCCGGGCAGTTGACCGCCCAGATCCCGACCCGGTCGCCCTTGGCCACCCCCGAACCCATCAGTCCGCGGGCCAGCTCATCGACGGCGGCACCGAATTCGACGTACGTCCACCGGCGGCCGGACACCACGTCGACCAGGGCCTCCCGGTCCCCGTACGCCTCGACCGCGCGGTCCAGGTTGCGTCCGATGGTGTCGCCGAGCAGCTCCGTGGAGCTGGTGCCGTGTGCGTAGGAGAGGCGGCTCATCGCAGGTCCCCCTCGTGGAACTCGGTGCCGGTACCCTGCGCGGTGCGCTCACGCAGCTCGATCCTGCGGATCTTCCCGGAGACGGTCTTGGGCAGCTCGGCGAACTCCAGCCGGCGGACGCGCTTGTACGGGGCGAGGACCGCCCGGGAGTGCTCGAACAGCACCTCGGCGGTGGTGGGCCCGGGCTCCCAGCCCGCGGCG from Streptomyces sp. QL37 harbors:
- a CDS encoding AMP-binding protein, with product MSRLSYAHGTSSTELLGDTIGRNLDRAVEAYGDREALVDVVSGRRWTYVEFGAAVDELARGLMGSGVAKGDRVGIWAVNCPEWVLVQYATARIGAVMVNINPSYRAHELEYVLKQARISVLVASLAHRTSDYRALVGQVRPNCPALRAVHHIGDPSWDELTAAAGSVTAEQLAEREAELSCDDPINIQYTSGTTGFPKGATLSHHNILNNGYFVGEMVAYTEHDRVCLPVPFYHCFGMVMGNLGITSHGACIVIPAPSFEPAAVLAAVQRERCTSLYGVPTMFIAELGLPDFASYDLSSLRTGIMAGSPCPVEVMKRVVAQMHMEEVSICYGMTETSPVSTQTRREDDLERRTGTVGRVMPHIEVKVVDPVTGVTLPRGEAGELCTRGYSVMLGYWDQPERTAEVIDAGRWMHTGDLATMREDGYVQIVGRIKDMIIRGGENVYPREIEEFLYGHPKIADVQVVGVPDERYGEEILACVIPRDPADPPTLDEVTAYCRDQLAHYKIPRGLRVLEAFPMTVSGKVRKVELREGYGA